The Xylocopa sonorina isolate GNS202 chromosome 5, iyXylSono1_principal, whole genome shotgun sequence genome segment CGAACCTAACTCACGAAATGCTTGCTGCTTGGGGGTGGAATTACTGTTCGTCGTTTCGTCGAAAAAGTAATTTCGTTGCTGGTCGTTAGATCACGGTTCGACGTGCGGCGTGCCAACGCAGGTAACGATCCTATTAATAGAGGGTACCGAAATGAACGACGTAGCGATTCGACGGGTCAAGTAATCTCGTGGCAAGTCAGCCTTGCTGGAAGCAATCAGCCGATCGTGGACGATCGTCAGTCGTTTCGAACTTCGTCCGGAAAATGACCACGAAATCGCGCGGCGTTTCTCGAACGGTCATTCCTTATTCCCTAATTTAGAGTTCGCGTGTGGACTCGTTCGTCCGCGGCCAGGAATAAATGGTGGACACAGCGGTTTCGCGAAAATTAAGGGCGACCCTTGTATCGTACGGGAGATCGTAAAGTGGTTTCTGGGTTGCTGGAAGAGGAACACGAATGATTTATGGTTGCGTGCGTGTATTATCGAATCGATTATCTAGTCGACGGGTTAATAATTTTATGCCCGACAACGATCTAGACGGTTGGTAGTGCGCCACGCTCCAGTTCGACGCTCGTATTGTTTCTGTTTAACCAAGTGAGGATGGACGCGCGTGTCTTACGCGTGGCTATTTTGTAACGGTACAAATGGTCTGCGAAATACAATACAAGTTTCGTTCGTTACTTGGCGATGATAGTTTTAGAGAATTTCATTTCCTTTGTGCGCACGCTCGCTTTCCCTTCCAAGTGTCGATCTTTTCAGACCTCGAGATCACCTTGACTTCTCTTCAATAGAACGGGAGGAAACGGAATATCtaaattgttttaaatatagatgaAAAGTGCTTGGAACCAACTTTCACTCGAAGCTGCGGACATAGAACACGCAAAAATAACAGTTACCCGAAGTTTAAATCAGAATAATTTTAACCCAGTGAGCTGAATAAAAATACTTTGCGCTCAGGAACAGTTTTGTCGTACATTTTCAGTGAATTGATCGAATGCAATTCCGAAATACCAAATACCTCGCACGATCTTATAGTCCATTAAACCCATACCGTGCTCTAATTGACTAGTTTAACGCGAATCCCGAAATAGCAGAGACCACAGAGCAAGGCAATCGACGAAACGTCAAAGTTTCAACCGATCCGTCCGTCTGCGCGTCGCTGCAACGCGACTGGAAACATGACATGCGATTTATCAAAATTAGCGAGATCCGACGCGTGTCGTCGGGACTCAAACCCCGAGTGCAGTCTCGCCTATTAATAGAGGGATGgtgttcgaatcgttgaaaccgATAAAGCGTGTCGAGAGGCGGCTGAGTAATTCAATTCACCGTGACGAGCCGCGACGCAGTTCCAGCCGCCCCATCGACGCTGGCTTTTCACACAGTGTCGCGCGACTCGGCCTAGAATTAATTGTTCTCCAAGGAAACAGGGTGTGCCGGAACGGATATCCAGCTACCGTGTGCACGTGCATTATGCTCTATTTGCTCGCGATACCGATGCTCGCGAATGCATGCCTAATTCTCGTCCGTCGTGCCTTTGCCGAGGGATTTTTGCCGTGCTCCTCGTGACAGTTCAGTGAAAGTTCGTGGAATGGAAAGTGTCGAGCTGAATTGTTCAACTGTTTCTATAATATGTATAATTTGTATTGTTCGATGAGATAGTTGCGCTAGTTTTTATATTGTCTTGTCGTTCTGAATACCTTTGTAAGTTGCAACTCCGACAGTGATCCTTGTCTGTGTAAACTACTCGCATCCTTTTCCCTCGTTGAAGGTTTGATACTTTAGCAAGAGACCAGTGCCGGATATATTTGTTAGAATATATCCGGTTTCTATGTCTTTTGCATagatttaaccctttgcgcaaATTAACATACGgaagtgttatattttaatatattatctgtgtttacattttggAAAGCATAATTAtcggagttcaagttctgtagttgCGTTAGGTATGATGTTTTAcataaacacttaccaaggcattcTGAATTGCAGGAATCTTGTAGgtccatcgctgctacttccggattcactgccTATTACTCTAATTTTTCTGTTCCTCACACCCGATACTACATCACTATCATGGATATATACGTTTCTGATCTATTCAAAATCAAATTCGTCTTAAAACTTTAAAACGAGTGGCAAcatcgcgatacgtgtgcttcCTACGATCGTCGAAGCTGTACTAACGCTGGATATGTATTCAACTCGGGGACTACAATCGTAGAGGACTTTTATCTTAATCCctattttacgtcacaatgtcactttgcaGCCGAAAACAGAAACAGCCTAAGAGTTCTATCCTCGAACCAATGCTTCGCTTCTATCAACTAGAGATAATGAAATTCAGCATAAACAGAGATTGTCACCTctcgctcgagttgccacgcgcgAACCataaaagaataaaaaatattgaaaattgaTTTAACAAGTTTACAGTATGAGTGCACAGTGTAAGTATATAATAAAATGTACAATGTAATCCTTGCAGGGGAGAGTTCAGGGTATAGAatgtataattttatttatttcgctGCATTTATTTCACCTCGTGTTATCTCCTTTTGTAATATACAATTGCAGTAAGAGTGCGTACAAGAAGTTCGAACGGAAACCTGGCACGTGCCAAGATTGTCTGAAAGCTACTACTATATCCTTCAGACCTCGAATGTTCGGCGGCCTTTAGCTTCTTACTTATCGACGTCATCCACCCCTTTTTTTTAATCTGCACAGCAGGAACGCGTCAAAGCTGCTAAATATACGACGGATGATCGAGAGCTTTTTCTCTGCAAAAGAAATCATACGGTGCCAACAGCGGTTCAACCTTTTACTCACCGTGATCAAGCGGTTAAAGAGTACCGTGCGTTTGTTTCTGTGCGAACGGGATGCCTGCGTGAGAGGGGATAGCGAACACTGCTATCGCTATAATAAACATTTATTCTCgataatataaaattacatgTTTGCAATAACACGAGACACATATCATACAATATTTCACAACGGCAATTGTGCATCCGCGATACGATGACGGCTGCACGCGAGTGGTGTCGTCGAAAAACGAGGGCAACGGCGGCGGTGGTCGTCGTCGAGTCGCGGCGCAACTCTGCATCTTTCGCTTCGACGCGAAGTGAGGGGAAAAGAAAGAACACGAAACTCGAGCCTTGAAATAATCGCATCTCGTTAATGCAGCTACCGTTAAATGACTCTACTACCGTAACGATCAACTAGAATCTAAACGAGGTCTCGTAAAAGATAGAGGCATTATTCGATTCGATTGAAATCATCTATTAATTTGTAAGCATTTAGAGaaacaacaaaaaaaaagaatagaaaAATAGAGAAACAGGAGGACAGACATAAGTGTGGTAAAGAGGGACAGTAGAAGAAGCCGTCACACACATCAAAGGGATTTTCTCTCATAAATACCACGGGGTagctatattacaaaaatatacatATGAATCGTTCGCCGATATTATGCTAAATCCACTCGAAATCGGCGCATTTTTCTCAACGATCAACAGAGACAACCGCCTTCGCGATTTCTCGTTCAATTAGATTTTCCCTATCATTATGCTAATTACATAAATACACGTTTATTTACacatcgctctctctctctctctttctctcactctctctcgttctctctctccctctctcgataCGTTCTACGGTTAGTTGATTGAAAAGAAATCCGCGTTACTTGAGAAATGTTGATTTCCTTGTTTAAATTAAAGCGCACGAACGTATACCTACGCGAAACGAACACATCCCGCGTCCACTTGCTTCTCGCTCGTACCCGTCCGTCAAAGTTTTATGTACAGATAAGAGGATAGTTCGCTGGTGTCGCGGTCGCGGATTACCTACTGGTAGCTAAAATGGTCAACTATAACTTATAAAATATAGCCGGATGATGCTATATTCAAGTTAGTCAGCGTGCTCCCATTAGCCACTGTCCCCTTTCGGTTTCACACGCAACTGAACTTGACACCTGAAACATTGCGATTTTTGTCTATAACATTTAAGCATCGAACAGCATCAAAGATTTATAATCCTCTGCGATTTTACGCGCACGTGTGATTCAGAGCGCAATCCACGTGAGTTTAATTTTATTTCGTACATTTGTGCGTTTATCAAAGATGGAAAATTGCTGGTGGAGTCACGTTTACCTAATTCTAATAACAGATATTAATAAGAAAAGTTAAATGTGCGTTACCGTCGTCACTGGAGTAGCAGTTATGGCAGTGAAGCTTTTGATTCCTAACGCGCACGTCTGTTCCCATTAATCCGTCACCGAGCCGCACGTGACACACGCAGCATTTGAAACACTCCATGTGATAGAACAGCCGCAGGCTTTCGATGATCATCGCTGCGCCCCGACCTAATTATCCAAAATTAGTTACCTCGGTTAACCAATCAAACACCTTGAAAGCTCGCAGAGAACCGTACACGAATAGTACACGAAagcatttcatagaaattcaccTCAACTTGGTCTCATTTTCCATACCTAATTCATCTCCACAGTGCGAACATTTCTTCTTCCCACTGACGCTTAACATTTTCTCCTGATTCTCAGCGTTCATCGGGGGTGGTGGCTGGGGTTTCTGCGGCTGCATAACATGTTGCTGCGGTTGGTGTTGCAACGCAGAGAGATGTTCCTGACTCGTGCTGTGCTCCAATCTGAAGAGAATTTAAAGCGTGTCAAACGAATGATGACCGAAAAGTTAGTAGAAAAGTTATTACAAACCTCCTTCTCGGCGGAAGCGGCTTCTCCTGCGCCCTGTTCTGCACTCTTTGCGTAAGAGTCTGTATGATGGAATCAGGCAACGGTTTACTGTCCGTCCTCGTTGGTGCCATCGTGTAAGGCACCGAGGTTCCTGTTACGTGCATTTGAGATTTCCGCGCTGGTGACCGCTGATTCTTTTCGCTAATCCTCCTCTGCTCCGCTTCCTGCGCGCGACATCGTAACATCAGATAAACGCGTCACTCTCTCCTATCTCACCACGAGCATTCTGGCTCGAGATACTCACTTGAATGAGCCAGTGTTGATAGTTCAGATCGTGAGCGCCTCGTGGCACGTCGCTCTTCCTTCGTTGGACCCATTGGTCGCTCTGAACGATTCGTGGCCGAGGTACTGCGCTAAGCGCCTGCAACGTTTGCCTGCTCATCTGTTGTCCAGCGTGGCTCGACAGCGTCGTAACCGATGCACTGTGCCGAAGAGTCGCGTCCACTTGCTGAGGAATCGAGTCCGCCGAGGGGATCCTGCTGCTCCTGTTCATATTACGAGGTCATCACACGCTCGAAACAGTTAGAATATTGGTACGATTTCAGCTGATCAAATATTACGAACGATCGGAGTGCAATCGACGACTGCACACGATCGGATCGGCGAGAACGTTACGTCAGACGCAACAAAGCGGAAAGTTTCAGCAGGAAATTAAGCGACACAATTAGCAGCTCTATATTCTACCTCTAATTTACATTTCCTGTCGGTTGGTATCTGTTTGAACGGTGACATAACAATGTCCTGTTGCAGTTCGCCGAGCTGCATTGGATTGCACCTTCccttacgtaacactccgcttAATGAATTTAACAGAGCCTATCCGTGTATCTTTCCTTCGTACTTTGATACAGTTCTTTTTAGATGCGAGAAGATGTTTACCTTATCGTAACGTCTCTTTGCCTCTGCTCGATTAAACGCAACGGTTTAGCTGGTGGTATAGGGGGCGGCGGAGGCCTTCTTCTTTGCACGTCCTGAAGCTGAAGATTCGGCATCGACGACCTGTAATTCATCGGTGGTTGACTCTTGAACTGTTGAATGGTGTTCGCGGAGGTGTGCGCAACGTCTTGCAAGGATTTCCATTGTTCCTGCAATTGTTCTGCCATTTTCAGCTGCTTTTGTTCGCGATACGCCAGATTGTTCCGTTGGCGTTTCAGCTCTTCCTGTTCCAGCTGCAGCAGTTCTCTCTCCACTTTCAAGACTTCCTGCTCGAAGAAGGGAGAACAGAAATTAGTCGCAATCAGTCACGCGCGTGTATCACATTCGTTTGATCGATCTGAACTATTCTTTACAAAACGTGTACGTAGTCGAATCAGGTTGATTTTTATTTAATCCTCGATCAAGCTCGGCGAATGGAATTTATATATTTCCGTGAGTTCGCCTCGTTTTTGTTACAAGCAAGCGACGAAAGAAAATGGCAAAAGTTACGAAAGGTACTGTGTCCCTTACCCCGGAAGCAAACTCGTCTTCTTCGTCGATCATACCAGCACCAACCAATGACGTGTTCTGTGAATAATTATCAACGGTACACCTGTTAGCGTATACGGTGCGATATACTTAATTTACAGCATGCTATTACTTTAGGAGgttctctctatttctctcacGCACACTCGTTAGTCTTTGTCTCAGTCGTGTCTTTTATATCCTCTTCAAAAAAATGatcgatatatgtatatatatataaatcaaTGGATAACGATTAAGATATAAAACAACCGAGATCGGAATCGATTCTCCGATAGAGACGCGACATCTCACTCGACAGCGTTCCAAAGCACCCGCACCCACGTAACAAAACCCAAAACACAAAGGAGGAGGGGTAGAAAATTGCAAGAACCATACCTCTTGCTCGCGAATTTGATTTTCCATAGCCCTGATCCGTTTCTCTTCGAGGCGGCGGGCATCGGCCACAATCTCCTCCTCGATCTCTTTTTGGATCCTCAGCTGTTCCGCCTGCGCCCTCAGCTCCTCCTCCTGCCTTTTCTCTTCGGCGCGTTTCGCCTCCGCCTCGGCACGCGCCGCCGCCTCCTGCTGCCTCGCTGTCTCCTCCTGCTGTTTCCGCAGCGTCTCCTCCTGCTTGCGTATATTGTCCTCGTTCTTCCGCAACGTCTCCTCTTGCCTGCGCAGGGCCACTTCCTGGGCGCGTTCCCGCTCCAGCTGCATCTTCTCCTCCTCGAGCTCGCGCAGCTTGTGCGCCAATTTCTCGCCCAAGTCACTGTGCCGTCATGAATTTCTCGATTACTCGACTTAAACGGCGCCCAGCCGCCTCCGCGCGATCTTTTCCTACCCGTGCAGAGATTTAGAGACGCGTCCGAACGAGAGAGCGGCGATAGCGATAGCGACAGTCAAGCGATAGGAGAGGACCATCAATGTATAAAGTAGAGGTTGTTCACTTTATTCATCAccgtatattttttttcttacaTTTGATCCCGAGTTACACAATATTCATCGTAGTTGCatttatgtacatacataacAGACGCTTAGAAATATTTTTGGCTCGTCGTGGCGGTCATCGAAGACACCCGTCCCGTGGGGCTTCTTTTCCTCGTATCTTTAGAATCGCAAGGGAATTGCAGTCCATCGTTGCGAGGCAAGAGCTCCCGATGAACGACAGCAAATAAATAATCAACGCGCGGAGCGCAACACCGCGTGCGGAAACTGATATCTTCGACCACCGCAGGCATGCTTCCGACGATAAAGAATTAATACAAGAATCATCGTGCAAACATCTACCAgagacgttaaaaaaaaaaaagagtaccTCAAGCAACTTGTTACTTCAGTGAATACTCGAAGAAAACGGAAACATAGGAGTGGCCTCCTACAGCCAGAGAAAGCCGGCGAAATTCAGAAAAACCTGTATGTGACATTCACCGAAACCGGAAGAAAACGctcggaaaaaagaaaaaaagggaagagaaaaaaaaatgtacaTTTCGTCCAGAGCCGTAGAAAAGCTATGTGTATCGAGCCTAGTCGATAGAGAGAGAGTTTACCCTCCTGACACCCCTTCCGTCCAACGTCATAGAAATTGCCGCGAAATATTCCTACCTGTTCATCTCACGATTGTTGCCGTACCGCCACTGCTCCTCTTTCTCGAGTACCTCGATGATCTCCCTTTCTTTCTTCGTGATCTCGTCCTCCTCGGAGGAGGTGACGCTGGCGCCGAACGGCTCGCTGCTTTGACGACTGTGCTGGGACATGTCCGGGCTGACTGGTTGCTTCGTCCAATCTTCAGCGTGGCCCAATTCGACGCCAGAATCCCTCTCGTGGCTGGAGTCCTGCTCGTAGTTGCTGTCAGTGTCGTACGAGCGGCGATGAAGTTGCTCGATGCGCCTCTCCTCGGCTAGGATCGCCGCCATGTCCGGTGGCTTGGTCAGGGTCAACTCGCGCTCTAATTCGTCGTCGTTTACCTGCAAATTGAAGCGATCTTCTCGAGTGGTTCGCTAAGATGACAGCTGGGCGATTACAAAGTGTGAATGGCTAAAAATTTCTCAAATTCGATATCAGATAAAAGTGTAGCGTCAGAGCAGTGGTCGAAACAATTCGCATCGCTGACGTATCGCGGTCAACGAACGAGCACGCGAATCTCATCTGGCTAGACTGACACGCATAATCGCGATTGTCCGTTACGTAAATTCATTCACGCGCTTCAATTAAATATCGTTAAACGATGTTACGCCAGCGATACGATCTTCTGGAACGATGAATGCGGGTGCGCCAATGGCCGCGGAGCACACCAGGCTTCCGGAAACAAGTGAAAGCCGTCGAGGGAGGCGAAGAGCGCCGTGGGAAGAAACGAAAGTGCGGTCGAGACGGTGTCAGCGACGTGTTCGCGGAGGAAATTTTGAGCCGCGGCACGCACTTTTTCGTACTGAATATTTCAATACGTCAAACGCGGTGAAAACGATGAACGATTTAGGAATACATGCTAGAGATCACGTTCGCGTACCCCTTCGATCCCGAGGAAATCAGAGCGCCTCGTGCGTAACTCTTTCTTTATTCTGCGGGTGGAGTTCAACCTCTTCAGAGGTTCCACGGGCAGATTCTCCTCGTCGCTAACGTCCACTGGTGGCGGCGGTGGTTTCTCCTTGGGAGGTTCCACGCTGGTCGGTGGCCCCAGCGGAAACGTCAACCCCGCGACTATTTCCTCGTCGCTGGATAAAGTCAGCGGCATGATCTGCAAACGAAGAATTCTGTTAGTGACACTAAACTAACGATAGCGATAATCAGATACTGGTAACTAAAAATCCACAGCTCGAAGATGGGCATTTCGTTGCAAAGTAACAAActatcgttaaaaaaaaagaaagaaaaagaaagctaTCATCGACTTCGCTATAATCCCACGAAACAATACCACCCACTTGCGGAGTAGAAAAAAGGAATTGATGCCAAACTAGTCGCGGAATAAAGGACCATTCTATGCAAATTCTGAGCCCCGTCCATCTCTCGATCCTCGTCCCGGTCCGCGTCCCCGAAACGGGGGTAGGTAACAAGCCGAGCGTATCGTTACCTGCGTCGAGATGGGCGATACGGGGCTGAGCAGGCTCATCGTGTCCATCGTTGCGGTTTCCTGTTTGCCAAGGGTCAAGGTCGTCGGTCTTTCAGGCGCAGGGACGTTCGCCGGCTTCGTCTGAGGTGCGTCGTGCACGTCGATCGACTCCTCGATCGGGATGCGCGTCGGCTGCTCGTACTGCTCGATCTTCCCGTACATCGACGCTTCCTTTTCCTCGTGCTCTTCGCGTTCGACTGCCGGCCCCGGCTGGCAAATCGCCGCTGTCTCAGCGTCGTCCGCTTTCTCGATAACGATCGGTTCCTGAGGAGACGCCGGTCTGCGTTATTGGCATTGCCCCACGGAACTGGGCTTGCGGCTAGCACCGCCACGAATTTTGCAACGCCACATTCTATGCAAATCGACACCGACGTGCTTCGTCCGCGTGCCAGCGTTTCTCAAGCTAATTTCAGGGCCGGCTCTAACCGGATGCCAACCCTTCGTCGATTCGTGTCCAACTCTTGATACAAGATCGAGCACTGGACGCGAGATACGACTAATCTTTTCCAGAAACAATTGTCTGACGTTTGTTAAACTCGAATGTACTTCAATGGTGTGCGTACGTGTGGAGGCTTGAGAAACTCTGGATTTCGAGCAACAACCGGAGAAGCAACAGCGGTCTCGGATgcgaaattattttgcattctaCGGGTCTCGTTTTCTTGCTTGTCTATTATTTTTTCTATGTCCATCGTGTTTTTATATAGTAACGCAAGGCTCATGCATGCTTATCGTGAAGTTTTTCGTCGAATTCATGCTAATACGAACGTACGAAACGAGCACGCGAAACGATGATTTAAGACAGAGATTTCTACAATTTCCAAATTTGTTATACGATTATCTGTAAATAATTCAATAAAACAAGCACATGCGAAGAAGATAAATTCAAGATGAACGATATGTTGTTAAAGAAGAGGTATATCATCGATGTGTCGTCGATGACTATTGTTAGTTGAACGTTTCTAGTAATAAAATGCATGCGCCAATGAATAATAAGCACTTAAGCACCATGCAGTTTACCGTTTTTCTCAATTTTACAATTAGTGCAATTGTGATGTCATATACTGTCGTCGATTAACGAAGTTGGAGCAAACAAAGGCAAGACCTTTCGGCTATAACGATAACTTTTATCATAATCTGTATGTACAAAGTAAATATGTGACTGAATTCGTGGTTTCCACCAACTGTTTAATGTAAAACGTCGTAACCATTTATCACTCGATAACAAAAGTGACATTTAAGCTGTTGATGAAGATCTTTCTTGGGAAAAATTTAACTACAAGATAAAAAGAAACTGGTACCGTCCTGACTGCTTTCCCTCGATAATTCTACAAGTAGTTATCAATTTTATATGTGACGATTGTTTTTGTTTAGATATTACATATCGAAGATAAAatcaattattaaaaatatgaagaaaaaaatatagCTTTAGAAGGCTGCAATAGCTCGCGTCAATTCCACAGATGTTGCAGGGGAATCATTCGCAGACGGAGTAAATAAAGCTATAAAACGATCGATATCACTTTGGTAATTGATTTTTTCCTGGCCAACGTCTGAAAACAAGGCAAAGGTTAAAAAAATCGTCAGTATGGTACTCTCTGAAACGAATGCTGCGATAAAGGGAACGTTATCGCGAGACTTCTACCAATTTATAACTAAAATGTTTCTATTTGTAGCGGTGTCAGCGATATAATTATTTCCAAGTGTAAATCGCTTATCAATCGAAGAAGAGACCGTGTAAAAATAACTGGAAAAATTCGATACACCCTGGTCATTCGATTGCTTCCCGGGTGACTTGGTAACGACCTAAAAGTTTATCGTCTTCACCAAAACGAGGACGACGGAGCTTTTAAAGAAAATTACATCAGAACGTGGAAAGTTTTGTGCATTCTAACGGACTGTGGTGCAACAGATACCGTAACCGTGGCACTCGCTAAAATGTCGTcgcgaaaagaagaaacaaggATCGCGCGTCGCTGCGAGGACCGTTGGTCGACGCGATACTACGGGGACTGATAAAATCGTTCAAGCTGGAGCCATGCATGGTCTCGTGTCGGAAGCAAATACCAAAACTAGCGATAAGCGGGATAACTACTTAAATGATAGAACCAGTCGTGAGGGGAAGACACATATTCGTGGAGTTTATCGCTAGCTCGAGCATCGAAAGCGCCGTCTTACCTCTTTAGAGTAGCGGGGAGCGAAAAATTAGGACACACCGGCTTGAAATTGCTCGACGATGACTGTTGACGCAGCTACGACAAACAAGCTGCTCGAAGGTGGAGCGGAATTCTACGATAGAAACTTCCCTCCTCGGAAAGACGAACAAATAAGAACTAAGAAAAATCCGTCAAGCAAATTGAACAAAATAATCTTACGTTGCGAAGAAAAGGAACTTCGATTCTCGAAGGAATCTCGATATTAATGGCGTTACTGGTTAATAATCGGAAAATTACTCAGGGGGTCAAGCTGGGGAGATTTGGTCAACAAAAAAACTTTCTCAAGGatcaaaaaaaaaggaaaaaaaaaaaagtaaaacttGATTTCACCAGATGAAACGCCACACGGTTCTTACCTCCTTCGGTGCACCGACCGTGTCTGCAAAGAGACGAATGCGACGACTCGAGATTAATGGGACGATTAATTGTGACAATTCAGGACACTTTTATCGTGGCACGGGTCAGATACGAGCGCCTTTCGTAACAATTGCATAAAGGTCGCTCTGACCGACCTCCGATCCGCGGTTCACGAGAACGACACTTTGGACGCGGTCGTCACTGGATTACAACTGCACCGCTGAAGCTCGAATCGTTGCTTGTCGATGATACACGTATCGCACAGACGATAAGGGGATTTTCGATTTACGATCTCGTACGTCACCGATCGATACAAAGGTTTACGCGCGTTCTTTCGTTCAGACTCGATCGAAACTCCCGTCGAAGTAAACGAAGACTGGGCGGGGTGTGGAGGGTTCGTTTCGTGGACAAATCAAGCGGAAGACAGTCTGAAAATTTATACTGTTTCCCCTTTATTTGCGATTCAGACGTTTCTCAGCAGAATTTCCATCTTTCACTGCGAACAATTCGGGGCGACGAAGACAATGGTAAAAGTGGTCGACGTGTTAGTCTTAAATTCGATATTCGATTTTTCGGTTGTGCATCGTTTTCAGTAACGTTAAAGGCATTCGATAATTGGTTATCGGTGTCACGCGTTCGTTGAATTGAAATCGGGGCTTTTCGAAGCAAAAGTGAACCTCTGGAAACCACGAGAGTCATCAATTCGAATACGACTTTTCGTTTCATTCGTGCTTCAAAATCCCTTCCTCGGGGTGATCTCGATGCTGCTCGCGGTCACGATGGAAACACGACACGACAAACTTCTCTGCCTACTCGATTTTATATTCCATTAACCGCATACGCCTTGTACCAAGCGCTACAATCGATCGTCACTCGCTAGCGAGCGTCAAGCGTCGACAAGTCGCGTTCAGGTGGATTACAAGTTAATCTAGAACGAAGTCTTACGCTCCAAGTATCTGCTCTAAAGAAGGCTGGTACCCGTGGCCTTTTCTGGACATCGTTCAAGTGTCTCCTCGAACGTTTCCTATCAAAATACATCGCGATTTCTTGCGTCAGGCAGTGATCGATCGCAATAGGCATCGGTGATTAAATCCAAAATGTAATTCCCTGCTCGATTAGGCCACTACGTTCCCGCGGTTCGCCGTGGTCAACGGCGTTCTTACAAACTGGTAACATCGTTCACTTCCCAGCTCTGTCGCGTGTTTCCGGCTACCTGAACTAATTCTACTCGATACTCGGGGGTAGGGGGGCGGGGGTTGATTATCATGTACGTTTTGCTCCTGCATCGTCTATTTACATCGTTAGCTACAGTCTCGCGCCTTCGTTTCCAGCAGAGATTTGTTGCGTAAATGGCGGATAATAAATACGTGTGGAAGCGATAGGCGAAAGACGGGTTACATTATCCGGGTGTCCAAAGTGGC includes the following:
- the Smash gene encoding smallish isoform X3, with amino-acid sequence MPASQTAATERRNERMITHEPPKLKTTLKTPPKQATNPLQFVKVGPCSLYRTAQEQLQKVQEVKKIKQEVRDDPEDWQSNLDNWKSSRRKRQEHIIERVVEVKKLELEEHDRQRRRSKTFSEMMEERGNRGRKLSISLAMYHEEDANDLSDLGIGTSSGKSSVSGDTHDDTHSVLSDRDSEIEKNHSDVDNVPSESVMGNDITTSSATTTAITTTTTKKPFGNGFHSNHSHNNNQEYDSATTATTSSPEPEEYTYEGAIRGYVSRVSQNIPRRSLVGLDAKLDSAKSSTNGSKTSLNDEAKSTIPIVKVDILKRREIFEKASQKEQRESKTNRLSGDFTGTKSIKERLSNLEKQKYEAENTEKASNKALNRLSGDMSSIRERLSHLEKQASERETKSASHRKLNNDELETVRPLRERLSTLEKYSSSDESSVPGTAHESRHNGELSARTIKDRLTALDATRSKESAEKRPTVGKHSLCFRDQENRIDTSTPSERSSSPDSEYRVPRAAFHRSLDSLDADASSGPDTFERVQSLEELDYGRRYPASSSSAELLNDTDREDSGIHTADVSCSVSQADEPVDEDIVHASTIIERQEVIEEKPEELRDVDAENEPAVEEGNVVSVNETSTTSASQPVAVVAKKEPIVIEKADDAETAAICQPGPAVEREEHEEKEASMYGKIEQYEQPTRIPIEESIDVHDAPQTKPANVPAPERPTTLTLGKQETATMDTMSLLSPVSPISTQIMPLTLSSDEEIVAGLTFPLGPPTSVEPPKEKPPPPPVDVSDEENLPVEPLKRLNSTRRIKKELRTRRSDFLGIEGVNDDELERELTLTKPPDMAAILAEERRIEQLHRRSYDTDSNYEQDSSHERDSGVELGHAEDWTKQPVSPDMSQHSRQSSEPFGASVTSSEEDEITKKEREIIEVLEKEEQWRYGNNREMNSDLGEKLAHKLRELEEEKMQLERERAQEVALRRQEETLRKNEDNIRKQEETLRKQQEETARQQEAAARAEAEAKRAEEKRQEEELRAQAEQLRIQKEIEEEIVADARRLEEKRIRAMENQIREQENTSLVGAGMIDEEDEFASGEVLKVERELLQLEQEELKRQRNNLAYREQKQLKMAEQLQEQWKSLQDVAHTSANTIQQFKSQPPMNYRSSMPNLQLQDVQRRRPPPPPIPPAKPLRLIEQRQRDVTIRSSRIPSADSIPQQVDATLRHSASVTTLSSHAGQQMSRQTLQALSAVPRPRIVQSDQWVQRRKSDVPRGAHDLNYQHWLIQEAEQRRISEKNQRSPARKSQMHVTGTSVPYTMAPTRTDSKPLPDSIIQTLTQRVQNRAQEKPLPPRRRLEHSTSQEHLSALQHQPQQHVMQPQKPQPPPPMNAENQEKMLSVSGKKKCSHCGDELGRGAAMIIESLRLFYHMECFKCCVCHVRLGDGLMGTDVRVRNQKLHCHNCYSSDDGVKFSCV